TTTGTAATTGTTGgtcactgcttttatttttgttcagtTAAATAAGTGGATCAACGTAGTGTAATAGTTCCAGTAGTTCTGTTGCCTAAACAGCTACCCTGGTATTCTGCCAAATATTTATAAACCTAATGGCTGGAAATGTTTTTCCATACCTGTATCATGGTTGGCTCTGGTGTTGGCATACTTGTACTTGCTGAGTAAATGTGAccattctttattttattttttttctctcattgtATTATTGAACCTGTAGCTACATTGTAGAAACGTAAACAAACAGCCTGGCCAGGTTAGTGaatattttaatgcttttaaatcACTTTTGTGGTGTGCTCCTCTTTGTTGAAAGCTACTTTAAAAgtattgtgtgttttttgttttgttcttggTCCACTAAAAGATTGAGTCAGTGTAGTCACTTGTGCAAACAAGAACGAAAGCTTTTTATCTGATAAATTGAAATGACTGGGTTGGGACTGATAGGAAAAGGGAACCTTGGTCATTAGCATGGTTTGTTTTTGATTAGGGTTTGGAAAGTGTGGGTGGTTTCATGTAGTGTTGTCATGTTTACTGTGTCCACTAGATGGCGGTGTATACACGACTACTGGCTTGATAGCCATTTCCTAAAACAAAATGCAATACCAGGGAAGCTGGCTTTAAGGGGTGATTTTATTTCAATGGCGCTGCAATCATCTATTAATATAGAGATTCCAgtcttaacaaaaaaaaaacaatgtgcaTAATGACTACAGCAACTAGATATAGCTTTAACTTGATCAGGTTTCGTTTGAGACGTGTCTAGATGGATGGTTTcctactttattgatccctaaGGGACATTATTTCAACTTCTGTCACTTCCCTCTGAGTTTTTGTTTTACAAATCTTGCAAATGGAAAACTGGTTTGGCTTAACCACACTTGTATATAATGTGAATCTCACATCTCACAACTTTTTCATTCTGAGCAGCTCAAGATGTTGAGGAGCTTGCTGTTTACTGTACTTTTTGGCACAGCATTGGCCATCACTGACCCAAGCCTGGACCTTCACTGGCAAATGTGGAAGAAAAATCACAGCAAGATTTACTCCACTGAGGTGAGGCCTGATTAACTTcatataaacatgttaaaattaaGGACGTTTGAATAGAGTGCACTGATCAAGCATGCTATAGCAGTTGCAGCCCATAATGAGATGCAATTGTGTGAAAGCATGTAATGACATGAGTATTTCAGGAGAATTAAATAATTTGCCTTATTTTAAAATGGTTTATGCATTCATAAGCATTGTACATACAAACTAATGTCAGGATATTCACTGTAGAAGAACAAAAGTCAGAGTTTGTGTTAAGGTTTTACATGTCTTAAAGCATGCTATTTGAATGTTTAGTTTTCTTATTCAGTGCTTAGTTGGGTATAGTAAATGTTTTAAAGCATTCATTGTCACTTATGTGGTTTAGTTAAACCCAAACTGTAAAGTTTCATTCATTTGTAAATGTCCTCGTAGGTAGAGGAGTTGGGTCGGAGGGAAATCTGGGAAAGAAACCTACACATGATCACCCTGCACAATCTTGAGGCTACTATGGGAATGCACTTGTATGTTGTACGCATGAACCATCTGGGAGACATGGTAAGTGTTTATTAGAAATGCTGCAGGATGCTTTAAGGATTGTTTTGCTCAGCTTTGATCTGATTTGTCTTAATTATAATGCTTAATCACTTTCATCCAATGAATTTCAGACTGAGGCAGAGATTATGCAGAGTTTGGCTGGAACTCGAGTACCACCTAACCTAAGGAGACCAACCTTACCTTTAGTGGCCTCCTCAGGCCGTTCTGTGCCCGATTCAATTGACTGGAGAGAGAAGGGCTACGTCACTGAGGTCAAGCAGCAGGTATAATTGTCCATTTATTTCATGGTCAAGTCAGTTTGGCTTGATTGTTTGGTCAGTGTCTTAATTCTGAATGTTTATACAAGGGAAATAATGTAGGTTGCTGCTTTAATTTCAAAATTTGGTCTTCAAATGATTTTTGTTTACTTTAAGCTCCattgtatttataatatttagggTGAATTTGTATTAATGCAAACTAGGCTGGTGCTTTACCCAGTACAACCACTTGGTCATGGTCCTCAGATCAATTTAAAGCATCATGTATTGCTTTTGTAAGTCATTACAACCTGAAGCCATACCAGCCATGTGTGTTAAACTTCTATTTTACACCAAAGCAGACCCAACACTTAAGATTAGGTAGATGCAATCTTTAATAAAAAGTGACCAAGTTTAGATGAACTTTTGAAATTTAAGCTGTTTGGAGGTATCTGTGACCACTGCAAAGTTGGTGATTTCTCTTGCCCCAGCAGATACCTTAAAGTTAAACTCTAAAGCTGAGCAATAATGCTTAGTTTATCTTTGAATCAATGGTGTAAACCTGCATGTACACTTTTATTGCTTAAATAAAAGGAATTGGTGTCAAGTTTTTACTGCAGGTTAAATCATGTTTTCCAGGTACCAGGTCTGATTTAACTGAGATGTACCATATTTTAGTTCTGCTGTTGGTATAGCTTTCATTCTCATTGTTGTGGtgacatggtggctcagtgggtatccctgttgcctcacagcaactgtcctttctgtgtggagtttgcatgttctcccagtgtctgtgtgggtttcctccaggagctccagtttcctcccactgtcaaGATGTGCAAGTAAGGTAAATTGgaaatataaaattgtccatgactgttcgataaaaccttgtgaactgagtgactactgttcctgtcattaatgtaaccaaagagtgtaaaacatgtgagaatcctaataaacaatctcATTGTTGCCAGTGATTTATTAAGCATAAACTTGTGTAAAAAAGCTCAATATTCCCAGCCTAAGCACATGCATATTTTGTCAATAGAAGTTTTATAAGCTATGGAACtatgtgcattttaaatgttatgcagtgtattttaaaggttaaatgcttaaatgtctgtttaaaacagaaaaataattgATAACGTATCGTTTGTCGTTTCAGGGTTCATGTGGCTCCTGCTGGGCTTTTAGTTCTGCTGGTGCTCTGGAAGGTCAGCTCATGAAGACCACGGGTCGGTTAGTGTCTCTCAGTCcccagaacttggtagactgcTCCTTCAAGTACGGAAACATGGGCTGCAATGGGGGTTTTATGTCTGAGGCTTTCAAGTACGTCATAGATAATGGTGGCATCGATTCTGACCGAGACTACCCTTATACTGCAAGTGTAAGTAAAGTTGTAAAGTAGCTTTATCGTATCAATTTACCAATTCATTCCGCAATTCTTGAAATTCTGTTGCTTTTTCAGGAAGGGCCATGTAGATATAACCCATCACAGAGGGCTGCTAACTGTTCCAGTTACAACTTCGTCTCTGGGGGTAATGAGGAGGCTCTAAAGGAGGCGGTTGCCACCATTGGACCGATCTCTGTGGCTATTGATGCTACTCGACCAAAGTTTGTCATGTACCACAGTGGTAAGATACTTGTGTTATTCGAGTGTTGTGTATAGGAAATTCAGCTGAAAGTTGTGGTATAGATAAAAAGTTAGTGTTATAGACAAACCTCTTCAGAGTATGAATGTAAAATAAGTTAACTGATGCAAGAACTGTTTGGGAATTTGAGTAACAAGCCCCGTTTTGTAATTGTTTAACTTCCTTACTGCTACGGTCACTGCTTCCTGGTAAACCGACAACTACAAGCAAGTTAGCCCAAGCTAACGATGGCAAAATTTGAGTAACAAGCCccattttgtatttgtttaactTCCTTACTGCTACAGTCACTGCTTCCTGGTAAACCGACAACTACAAGCAAGTTAGCCCAAGCTAACGATGGCAAAATTTTTCCTTTCCCCAGAGTTTAATGTAGCATACTTCAAATaggttaaattatattaaatgaaattaattgaGGTGgcagggtagcactgtcacctcacagcaagaaggtcctgggtttgatcctcaggtggggtggtctgggtcctttctgtgcagtttgcatgttctcccctgtctgtgtgggtttcctccaggagctctggtttcctccctcagtccaaaaaaatggtcaggttaattggagacactgtgtctgccctgtgatggactggcgccccgtccagggtgttactgtgtgccttgcacccgtTGTAAAGCTGATCTAGGCTCCAGCAATCCCAGTGCTCCTAAAATGCTGCTTAAATACTTTACTGCTTTACtgagggcggcacggcggctcagtggctagcactgtcgcctcacagcaagaaggtcctgggttcgatctccaggtggggtggtccaggtcctttgtgTGCAGGTTtctatgttctccccgtgtctgtgtgggttttgtccgggtgctccagtttcctcccacagtccaaagacgtgcaagtgaggtaaattggagatacaaaattgtccaactGTGACCtcaaccttgtgaactgatgaatcttgtgtaataagtaaccactgttcctgtcatgaatgtaaccgtgtgtaaaacatgataaatccaaataaatgaatacttgTACTGgttgtatgtacatgtgtgaaaCAATACTACTTGGCTGTAACTTGTTTTTGCTTTTCAGGTGTATACAGTGATCCAACTTGTACCCAGAATGTTAACCATGCAGTTCTGGTTGTGGGATATGGTACACTAAATGGAGAGGACTACTGGCTGGTGAAAAATAGGTAACCACTTAAAACTAGTTTCAGCTAGTGTAGTGATTATCTCAAATTGGGGCGGCTCAGTGTTTAGcactgtcctgggttcgatccccaggtgaagcggtccaggtcctttctgtgtaaagtttgcatgttcccctgcATgtctgtctgcgtgggtttcctccaggagctccagttgctcccacagtccaaaaacatgcaagtgaggtgaattggagatacaaaattgtccatgactgtttgacaaacttgtgaatcttgtgtaatgagtaaaacatgatgttaaaatccaaatatctcaaattaaacagaatttatttgttTGCCAATGTCCTCATTCCTGTAGGATTTCAGTGTCTACATTGTATGTAATACTCTGTCTCCTTCCACAGCTGGGGAACTAGCTTCGGTGATGGAGGCTACATCCGCATTGCACGCAACAAGGGCAACATGTGTGGCATTGCAAGTTATGCCTGCTACCCAATCATGTGATTTtaacaaataattttaattttatttacccCTGACAACTTGTATAAAAATTTAAGTCAgttatactttatttaaaaagttttataaataaaaaaaaaaatgaatttttaGACCTTGTCCATTTACCAAATGGGTTTTTCTTACAAACCACAAGAAACTGCAAAACAAGATTGTAGTCCAAAAAAATGTACAAGTGACTTTATTCAGTGCAACATCACAACAAACAATTTCACATGAGGTATCAAAGGATTTCAATTAGTACACAACATCCAGTTATGATTGACAGACTTGTCATGATTCAAAACCTTTGGTTGGTTAGCCACATTCATCGATTTACATTGAGAGAATGGCACAGTGATTTACTGACAGACGGTCCAACATAACAGACACAAACACTATGAATGGTAATGAGTATAAAGCTTTTTGGTAATCGTGACTAAGGGATTACAATACAGAACagaactttctttttttttttttctttttttttttttttttaaccagctTAATTTCTATCAATGCTTTTCTTTCTCAAAAGTATATTCTATTTGTATAAATTACAAAAGACTAAGTGGATGTAATTGTATCATGAATTTAAGTTTGGCTTTTGTATGCTGAAATTGATTACACTCTGGGAAGAAAACAATCATAAATACAGCAAGACCATCCTCTCCTGCTTCGATTGTCCCGTTTGATCTATTTTTATTTCCCTGTTTACGCACAATTTCGTACTTTTTCTGTAGGAGCTTTGTTTTTCTTAGATTGATTCCAGCACATTTGGTTAAAAAATGACACACTCTCCCTGAATGCATGGGATCTTTGGTACAGTTACACATCGGCTACACCGCACGGTTGAGGTAGATGAACTTTTCATAGTAGTGAAAGTCAACTTGTTGCTTGGAGGGTGGAAATAGCATTTTGTCAGCAGTTAGCTTGTAATGAAAAATAGAAAAGTAAACTGCTGTCTAAAGTCAATGGTCTTGCTTTTATAATCCTACAGTAGTATACACGCTTATGTAAGGGCAAACAGCTGAGCGACTAAGTATGTGTACACCATGTACATGCTAGAACATCCCTCACACAGTGCAGTCCAGCGCCATGCCCTCATTTGTGGGTGCAGACCAATACATTAATGCCATCTTGATTCCTTTAACCTGGAATTGATCTGTCTGCCATCTATAAAGACTTTCCTGTTCTCTACATGTGCCAAGAAGCAGGTTTTAAGGATGCACTAAGTGTAGTGGTGCTTGACATTTTCCATCTCTGAGAAATGGAAACCAGTTAGGTTGATTATCAGTGATTTGGATGTTTTGCCATATGGCATTAACAAAGTTGAGTCATGGCAAACAGTTTTGGGAGGGTGGGTGTGTGGCAATTGAATAAACCAGCATGTTTTATTTCACATAAATTCCCCCACTGCCTTTCCTTGTAACACTGAAAAGGAACTAGACCTCAAGAAAGCATTAAAGTAAAGGATGCACCCTCTATTTTAGTCTGGCATATCAGCCTCCAGACATTTTTTTTCTGagagtagaaataaataataaataaattaaaccacTAGGGCTCTTAagtttttactttgttctttCACTTCAATTTTTTGGCTCAGAGATGCAAAATGCAAATATCTACTATTAATCTATTCACTATCTGAAACATCACCCTAAGAGAACGGCTGCACAAATGCTAAGAGTTAACACGTGCTGCCGCCCTTAGTCTGCTCACAGCACGCTTACAATTGTCACTCATTAAACTTTTATTTGCCCTGTCCAACCCACTCCCTCCCGACTCTCCAACCTCTTGGTTTGGTGATGCAGCTCTTCTCTGATCTGCCCTCCCTTCTGAATGCTCTAAGCCCATGGGTCTGGCTGAGTGCACGGCCAGCTTCAGCCCCTGCCTCCAACAGGACGCTTATAAAAAGGACCTCTTTCATGTCGGCAAAAGTCGATGGCCTCTTTCATGGTCCCTCTTTCAAGTGCGTGCTGCACCACGCGAAGGTTAAAGACCGCGTGACGCATGCGAATGCAGTCAAAACAGCACCCGTGCTCGCTCTCACCTCTGAACCCCAAGCAACACTGCATAGTGCGTCCCAGTAGACAAAGGGCTTGTGAATTTGTAAAACATAGTACGAGGATTAAAGAAAAGGGATCACAGATTCAGAATGATCATATGCAGTTTTTTTGATTTGTTCAGAGCTTTATCCTGTTCGGACAATAGTCTGGTCATGGGAACATATAAGCCTACATTCAGGGAGGACAAACTTTCATCTTTGGTATCGTGATGGGACTCCCATCAGAGACAAGTTTACAGACAAACAAcatgtaatgaaataaatacttacaatatataacaaataaataaccaggaaataaatacttaaataataaatagagcaATAGTACGTCAGTGTGTCAATATAAGCTTAAGTCAATGCAAGTTgcagtcttttttttctttttttggtttGAGAAATAGCATGCCTTTAAGGTCGAACAACAGGCAACCTGTAATCCAGGGCTATGTGCTTGGTATCTGTAGAAAATCACAACCTAAGAATACATTTCTCCATCTCGCAATATGAGCACCAAAATAAACCTTGCATTAGATCTACAGGAGCTTCTTCTACAGGTCATTTTAAAATCAGAACCAGCGAGCAGAATTCGGATCTAGTAATAACCAACGCTCACTGTACATCTGCCAAGGATTCCTCTTTGTACCTTTGTGTTTTTCTGCAGCAGCTCCCATGAGGTTCACCAATCAATCGATCAGCGCTTCtgagggttctttaaaaaaaaaaaatagaaaaaggaaTACCCCTCCTCCTTCTCCACCAGGATCTTTTGACCCCGTAGGATTTAACCTTATTGTTTAGTTTGGGAGGATGAAATTCAGTTCTGCTCACTGGCGCTGGTTATCTCCTTACAGAAGCGAGAGCTGGagctttttttaatcttttttcttgtttttttacagTCGGCAGGTTGGCAGTTTATCTAAAATAAAAGATTCACCTAAAAATCCAGTAAAGATGACATTTACAGACACGATTTTGGTCAAAAAGCAAAAGCAATTCTCTTTGgtttggtttaaataaaactgctcAGGAATTTAAGAGCAAAATGGGTCCATCGGTCGCACAAATCAGTGCTGTTTAGTTTCTGTAATACTGATACTTTGggtttcactattaaacaaaaGTGACTAGAAAAATTGTCAGTCATTaaacacacagttcatctcttgaTTTCCTTCATTCGTTCAAAAAAACAAACCCATGGGTCGGTCTCTATTCTGAATTAAAGCTGAACTACACTTTAACTACTGAGATCTACATGAACGCCTCTCTCCTCTACTGAGGTTTATCTTTGGTTTCAGTTGTACTTTGATTCCTGTGTGAAAACACCTCTGATTGAAAAATTCTCCATCAGCGTCGGACACAATAGATCATTCTTGTGCTGCGTAGAGCTGGTCTGTTCAGCCATTATGCTGTGGTGCAGGATACGGTAGGGGAGGAGGTACTGGACCCGGAGGAGCCGGTGGAGGATGGACGGCCCTCCTCGCTCCAGCGGTTGATGTTTCTTCGGCGAGCATTCATGAAGAAGTTGCTGACGGTGGAGTGCTCGAGGCCCAGCTGCTGCGCGATGGTCACCTGCAGCTCCTTCGCAGGCCGCTGGTTTTCTCTGAAGATGGCCATCAGGGTACGACGCTGCAGGTCTGTGAAGACCAGCCGAGTTCTCTTTGGTCCCTTGTTCCTCTCCTGCTTTGACTGCTCCAGCTCTTTACGTTTACAAGCTAAGGGAGAAAGGGCGAAAGATCGTCGATCAGTCAGAAGAATCTTGCTAAAGCTGCAGTGTATAACTGTAATTTCACTTTGTcacatgtataataataataataataataataatgcctaTCATGATGACTTTTCTGTGtccttataaaaaaaaacacaatctgTCACTTTATACTGTAAGAACAATTGTCTAAATAGTCAGATATAGTCAAAGAACCAGCCAACTATTGACATGCTGCTGTAATATGGGTCAAGCTTTCCACAGTAAAGCAAGATTTGCTTCAATATGGGCTTAAATGCTGCTGTGCAAGAAATAAGTACCCATTTACAtttcaatgtatttatttatttttttaaacaatagagGTCAGAGTGTAAAGGAAAATGTAAACGATAAATATATTAAAGCAATAGAATACTACAGTATTTTTATATACTTGTTTATTCTcacacacataaatatgtaaatattttgCTTTAGTGAATGTACtggtttacattttcaacatttagcagatgattttatccaaagcaacttacagttgtgacagtatataatctaagcaattgagggttatgggccttgcttaagggcccaacagtggcaacctggcagtggtggggcttgaaccagcaaccctctgattactggtccagtaccttaaccactaggctataactgccatAGTTGAAGTTCATTGATACGCCCTTGGTAATTGCTTCACCTGTGCAGGATCATAGTGGGTTCAGAGGCTATTGTGGAAACAGTGGGCGTGAATACAccatggacagggcaccaatccatcactgtATACACACTCACCCAATCAGTACAGGTAACTAAAGGGTGAGGTGGCCAATCCAACTGCGGGTATGGTTTTGGGAGGTGAGTGGAACCCATAAACAAAGATGTAAAAAACAATGGCAAACTCTATTTTAGCAAATAAGTAGTAAGCAGCAATAATTGCTGCTCCATTATGCAGtttattttaaactgttacagacaaattatatgtatatattttactctacaaagtaaatgttagaaaatataatttatacatATGATAAATTAATTGCAATTAATTAATTGcagattttacattatttaatattttaagtctGTCTAATATGATATTTcttcaataaaaatgtaattaaaaatgcaaatgtacaaaagtgtttttgtaatgtactatgtttgttatatttatggaatattttaacattttcgtaatattttaaattgtgtgacattaaacaatGACTACACCACAGCTACCAATTTAATCTCACGTTCTAtaaattatgtatatatacagtatatatatatatatacagtatatatatatatatatatatatatatatatacatacatacatatatatatatacatacatatatatatagtgttaataaaaaacaaatataacCAAATATAACTTCAATAAGACAGAAAATACTTAAAGCCGATTCTATCTAATAAACATCTGTTTATGGCCACCAGGGGGCCTCATAACAGCTGTACAGTAAATACCACCGAACTGTTTTTAATCATcattttattaaagcaaaactctttcctatcacatttatttattagaaagtATACATCTTTGGAATGCCTGttgaatatacatacatatactaaaTTCACTCAAagagataaataaatacttattaTTTTTAGACTTTGTTGTTTAAGTCaatctattatatatattaatctattatatatattaatctattatatatattttaatctattatatatattatatattcaaAATATTTTGCACTTTGCCAgacctaaaattaaaaatggtCCTTTTCTGATATTTGATAAGGTATTTACACAGTGGGTGTTGCTGGAGTTCAAATTTTGCCTCCTTCTTGTTATCATGATTGCCTGGGTTTTCTGCCACTCCTAAAAATATGCCTGGATGTAAACTGGCTACCTGTAAATGCCCCCATGTGAGACTGAGTAATTAAATAAGTATGTAATGAAAATGTGATATTTTACGAatgactggtgacctgttcgGGCTGTGTTTCAGAGCAGTGGTTTGTATAGGAGTAGATACTTAAGGAGTAGATAGATAATTACTTgctcaagtcccaccactgccaggatgctACAGTGGACCCCAAGAAATTAAAGGCTcttgattttttatttcttggattgtatttggtcacaattggaTAAATACAATTCCGAGCAGAGTAAAGCAGCTAAGGGGAacaacttttattgttttactgcCTGAAATTCGTGTGTTACATAGTGTTTTGAGatattttagcattttagtTTATATGTATAATCATATGTATGTATAATTGTGTTGACATTAATTAATATGGAAATGTCTTTAATGTTataatgtaattaattcagctgctcttgtttttaaatgtttataatgttttaagtgCTAAGATTAAATTAAATGCGAGGTGAGAGACCATATAGAGTTTGCTACAGGCCCCCCAAATCACTAGAACTGAAAACACTAAACTAAAATTacgtatttttaatttaatatggtACTTTAAAGAGTCTATCCTGTCAGCACCAGTAGATGCATTCCAGCGTACTATTCCACTTGGTTATAAAAAACAAGTACTAATACACAAGTCGCTGTGTGTTTGACGTATACATGTCACAGATTTATAAGAGCTCGTGGAAGCATCTCCCTCCCATCCTCCCCACCTACACTTGCCGATATAGTGCCAAGCATTAACTAAATGCTTCCTTTTGTTGTAATCACGTGTAAAAGGCTGGGAATTACCATGCTATAAATCCAGAGCACCGCACCTCTCTCACAAGCATAAACATCCCCCCATAGAGTTCTTATGATCGTGAGAGCAGACCTTAATCATGATGTATGCCTCTTGTCTCATGTTGCTGAAACGTGATCGAAAGCACCCCTGTTCTTcatcaacccccccccccccccccccccccccaatccttCACTACACTACCTCACTACCCCATCACAGCCTCCCCCTTGTCGACCCACCCCCTGC
This DNA window, taken from Trichomycterus rosablanca isolate fTriRos1 chromosome 3, fTriRos1.hap1, whole genome shotgun sequence, encodes the following:
- the LOC134310795 gene encoding cathepsin S-like → MLRSLLFTVLFGTALAITDPSLDLHWQMWKKNHSKIYSTEVEELGRREIWERNLHMITLHNLEATMGMHLYVVRMNHLGDMTEAEIMQSLAGTRVPPNLRRPTLPLVASSGRSVPDSIDWREKGYVTEVKQQGSCGSCWAFSSAGALEGQLMKTTGRLVSLSPQNLVDCSFKYGNMGCNGGFMSEAFKYVIDNGGIDSDRDYPYTASEGPCRYNPSQRAANCSSYNFVSGGNEEALKEAVATIGPISVAIDATRPKFVMYHSGVYSDPTCTQNVNHAVLVVGYGTLNGEDYWLVKNSWGTSFGDGGYIRIARNKGNMCGIASYACYPIM